A window from Gemmatimonas sp. UBA7669 encodes these proteins:
- a CDS encoding DUF502 domain-containing protein has product MRRLLGFFARGLVLLAPLVVTVWICWLVFTSVDGWLGLPIPGAGFAATIVLITLVGFFGSNLLTRSAVSALESLMNRLPFVRLLYGSTKDLLNAFVGEKRRFDKPVLVSLTADGSMQVMGFLTQESLAHLGLGGRVAVYCPHSYNFSGQLYVVPADQVQPLDVASADAMAFVVSGGVAGIVPAAQSTGEYAAVVSRRPDRTLS; this is encoded by the coding sequence ATGCGACGGCTACTTGGTTTTTTCGCCCGGGGATTGGTGCTGCTGGCGCCCCTCGTGGTCACCGTCTGGATCTGCTGGCTGGTCTTCACCAGCGTGGACGGGTGGCTCGGCCTCCCCATCCCGGGCGCGGGCTTTGCCGCCACCATCGTGCTTATCACGCTGGTGGGCTTTTTCGGCTCCAATCTCCTCACGCGATCGGCGGTCAGCGCACTCGAGTCGCTGATGAACCGCCTTCCCTTCGTCCGCCTGCTGTACGGCTCCACCAAGGATCTGCTCAACGCCTTCGTGGGCGAGAAGCGGCGCTTCGACAAGCCGGTGCTCGTGTCGCTCACGGCCGATGGCAGCATGCAGGTCATGGGCTTTCTCACGCAGGAGTCGCTGGCCCATCTGGGTCTTGGCGGACGCGTGGCCGTGTACTGCCCCCACTCCTACAACTTCTCCGGCCAGCTCTACGTGGTGCCCGCAGACCAGGTGCAGCCGCTCGACGTGGCCAGTGCCGATGCCATGGCCTTCGTGGTGTCCGGAGGCGTGGCCGGCATCGTTCCCGCCGCGCAATCCACCGGTGAGTATGCCGCGGTGGTATCACGTCGACCCGACCGAACCCTGTCCTGA